A single genomic interval of Vulpes vulpes isolate BD-2025 chromosome 3, VulVul3, whole genome shotgun sequence harbors:
- the CEP20 gene encoding centrosomal protein 20 isoform X3 — protein MATVAELKAVLKDTLEKRGVLGHLKARIRAEVFSALDDESEPRPPLSHENLIINELIREYLEFNKYKYTASVLISESGQPVVPLDRPFLIRELNAFEESKDDTI, from the exons ATGGCGACTGTCGCGGAGCTGAAGGCTG TTTTAAAGGACACCTTGGAGAAAAGGGGAGTATTGGGGCATTTAAAAGCAAGGATCCGAGCTGAAGTATTCAGTGCCCTAGATGATGAAAGTGAACCCCGACCACCATTGTCTCATGAAAACCTTATAATTAATGAACTAATTCGGGAATATCTTGAATTCAACAAATATAAGTATACAGCATCTGTCCTCATATCAG aATCTGGTCAACCTGTAGTTCCATTGGACAGACCATTTCTTATCCGTGAACTAAATGCATTTGAAGAATCAAAGGATGATACaat